From the Thermodesulfovibrio thiophilus DSM 17215 genome, one window contains:
- the porA gene encoding pyruvate ferredoxin oxidoreductase — protein MTKIVAVTGNEAVANAFRQAEPDVCAAYPITPQTELMQRFAAFVSNGQVKTELILVESEHSALSACVGAAAAGGRVATATSSQGLALMWEILFIASGLRLPIIMPVVNRAISAPINIHCDHSDAMGARDSGWIQLWSENAQEAYDNTIQAFRIAEHMDIRLPVMVCYDGFIISHSIERIEYLNDEVVKKFIGEYKPLYPLLDIDHPKSYGPLVLTDLYMEVRKAHSEVYKKVPDVVLSIAKDFEKISGRKYELFESYRLDDAEIGIVILNSAAGTTKDVIDEYRDKGVKVGLLKPRLFRPFPYEQIGNALKHLKAVCVLDRADAFGGSFGPLYLDIATSLCNHSKRPLVINRIYGLGGRDYMPEHAAEVIDELIQIADTGKVKSFKEYIGVRE, from the coding sequence ATGACAAAAATTGTGGCAGTTACAGGAAATGAGGCCGTGGCAAATGCTTTTCGCCAGGCAGAACCTGATGTATGTGCAGCCTATCCAATCACTCCTCAAACTGAATTAATGCAGAGGTTTGCAGCGTTTGTTTCAAATGGGCAGGTTAAAACCGAGCTCATTCTTGTTGAAAGTGAACATTCTGCTTTAAGTGCCTGCGTTGGTGCTGCAGCTGCAGGTGGAAGAGTTGCTACAGCAACATCGTCTCAGGGACTTGCATTAATGTGGGAGATTTTGTTTATCGCTTCAGGATTAAGATTACCAATTATTATGCCTGTTGTAAATAGAGCTATTTCAGCACCGATAAACATACACTGTGATCATTCTGATGCAATGGGGGCAAGAGACAGTGGATGGATTCAACTATGGAGTGAAAATGCCCAGGAAGCATATGACAATACAATTCAGGCATTCAGAATTGCTGAGCACATGGATATAAGACTTCCTGTAATGGTCTGTTATGATGGCTTTATAATAAGTCATTCTATAGAGAGAATTGAGTATCTTAACGATGAAGTTGTGAAAAAATTTATTGGTGAGTATAAACCTCTTTATCCTCTTCTTGATATTGATCATCCAAAAAGTTATGGTCCACTGGTTTTAACAGATCTCTATATGGAAGTGCGTAAAGCACATTCAGAAGTTTATAAAAAAGTTCCTGATGTTGTTTTATCCATAGCAAAGGATTTTGAAAAGATATCAGGTAGAAAATACGAACTTTTTGAATCATACAGACTTGATGATGCAGAGATTGGAATTGTTATTTTAAATTCTGCAGCAGGAACAACTAAGGATGTTATAGATGAATACAGAGATAAAGGAGTTAAGGTTGGATTACTGAAACCAAGACTTTTCAGACCGTTTCCTTATGAACAGATCGGGAATGCTCTGAAACATTTGAAAGCAGTTTGTGTTCTTGACAGAGCTGATGCTTTTGGAGGTTCTTTTGGCCCTCTTTACCTTGACATAGCAACAAGTCTTTGTAACCACAGTAAAAGGCCTTTAGTGATTAATAGAATTTACGGACTTGGTGGAAGAGATTATATGCCAGAGCATGCAGCGGAAGTTATTGATGAATTAATTCAGATTGCAGATACTGGTAAAGTAAAAAGCTTTAAAGAATATATTGGAGTGAGGGAGTAA
- a CDS encoding 4Fe-4S binding protein: protein MIGWKQIPPGMVILEPGSALKFKTGSWRAYKPRWIEENCIQCLNCWLYCPDNAVKVQDGKRQDFDFDYCKGCGICALECPGKKGNKAIVMEEEVK, encoded by the coding sequence ATGATAGGATGGAAACAAATACCACCAGGAATGGTTATTCTTGAGCCTGGTTCAGCTTTAAAATTTAAAACCGGTTCATGGAGAGCATATAAACCAAGATGGATAGAGGAAAACTGCATTCAGTGCTTGAATTGCTGGCTTTACTGTCCTGATAATGCTGTGAAAGTTCAAGATGGCAAAAGACAGGATTTTGATTTTGACTACTGTAAAGGATGTGGAATCTGTGCTTTAGAGTGTCCAGGTAAAAAAGGTAACAAAGCAATTGTAATGGAAGAGGAGGTAAAATAA